In Arachis hypogaea cultivar Tifrunner chromosome 2, arahy.Tifrunner.gnm2.J5K5, whole genome shotgun sequence, a genomic segment contains:
- the LOC112734433 gene encoding uncharacterized protein isoform X2 — MELDIHSFLPSDEEDDTADHHRRTVDDILNDCSSSSSSPSPPSSPSTSSKPFHPLQNSQTTLPIPQSHPHQYNSARPASFSRVKPHDPFSNRVTRPPTFSSLLGGVRSNAKPGAALAAAAAASRSVPTPHAAAIKSRRNLQKFAALGSGELSSSIGGIGDDSDVSSRSELGEGTSDRFEGFESGVVEKFDELERKVEDFRDHSESSGGVGVVDAEVDGGANIGVENDSEKRDLDVVDNENDDSEKNVVSSAPFDHDDDDVDKENEKKIDATIITNVVVDDDLDVGEKGITEDGLKSEIIMVREEAVNDGTFVEESKSEVNDIVGDGDGDGDNGGSLVSDDVSELVEERLEEMESKRAAKIAEKKLESLKKPLELAEELEKKHASTGMHLEEGAAAQPMRLEGVRRGSTTLGYFDVDADNAVTRAISSQAFRREHGSAQVLAAHANYIAVGMAKGLIVVVPSKYSIHHADSIDGKMLMLGMQGDRTHAPVTSMSFNQQGDLLLAGYGDGHVTIWDVQKGVVAKVISGEHTSPVVHAFFLGQDPQNTRQFKAVTGDCKGLVLLHSISVVPLLNRFTIKTQCLLDGQKTGLVLSASPLLPDEYSGSASPYSQGSTTAAASSISSMMGGVVGGDAPWKLFNEGSSLVEEGVVVFVTHQTALVVRLSPTLQVYAQLSRPDGIREGSIPYTAWKYLAQTCSSAENTSADAVERVSLLAIAWERKVQVAKLIKSELKVYGKWSLDSAAIGLAWLDDQMLVVLTSTGQMYLCAKDGTVIHQTSFGVDGIGGDDLISYHTHFINIFGNPEKDYHNSVAVRGASIYILGPMHLVVSRLLPWKERILVLRKAGDWMGALNMAMTLYDGHAHGVVDLPRTLDAVHEAIMPFLLELLTSYVDEVFSYISVAFCNQIGKLDESSDSSSRSNSVHSEIKEQYTRVGGVAVEFCCHIKRTDILFDKIFSKFVDVNVQQRETFLELLEPYILKDMLGSLPPEIMQELVEHYSAKGWLQRVEQCVLHMDISSLDFNQVVRLCREHGLYSALVYLFNKGLNDYRAPLEELFEVLQNSQKDTAVALGYRMLVYLKYCFTGLAFPPGRGTIPPTRLQSLRKELVEFLLEDSNASKSQAKSNLVAKQPCLNVYLLLELDTEATLDVLRCAFDEDEISITASSSLNSVDQSIEEAKEENGVTEHQSTLVQNTVDALVKLIDMKSVSPDTTSSSGDDGLIKEWPLKDMGYLFEFIAYYVALQRAKISKNVLCQIFEYLTSERYSATNVLVHGSTPKNREKQVLALLEILPDSDWDASYVLELCERAQYHQVCGFIHSIRHEYVAALDSYMKDFNEPVHAFSFINTMLSRLTNKDHATIRSDIISRIPELVELSRQGTFHMVISHFSDENSRIITELHSHPRSLFLYLKTLIELHLFGTLDLSNLRKGNLSNEKPVKDDSQVLSDYIENISNFPKYIRENPIHVPDDLIELYLELLCQYEGGSVLKFLEKFDSYRVEHCLRLCQQYGIIDAAAFLLERVGDVGSALVLTLSDLNDKFVEVDDAVEAVVSKRSLRGSSHTEVFNAVLRMKEVNDLLNLLRACIGLCQRNTPRLNPEEAEAHWFKLLDSFCEPFMDSNVEDRAYERKHYFGMLDGPENSQPDNESYKSRWKISKSRNGHIMRKLLSQFIKEIVEGMIGFVHLPTIMSKLLSDNGTQEFGDFKFTILGMLGIYGFERRILDAAKSLIEDDTFYTMSLLKKGASHGYAPRTILCCICNGLLTKNSTSSGIRIFNCGHASHLHCEGLEIESSRKGSASGCPVCMPSQKPQQSRNKSAIVDNGLISRFSTRRQPPHGSPIPPHENDLAENSYGHQQISRFEILNSLQKNERFIQIENLPQLRLAPPAVYHEKVNKVIDFHAGESSSSSSAVLEKQSRNNKQNRELRVKGSSIRFPLKSTIFGKEKNNKR, encoded by the exons CCGCATGCCGCCGCGATTAAGTCACGGAGGAATTTGCAGAAGTTTGCGGCGTTGGGAAGTGGGGAATTGAGTAGTTCGATCGGTGGAATTGGCGATGATTCTGATGTTTCTTCTAGAAGTGAGTTGGGAGAGGGGACTAGTGATAGATTCGAGGGGTTTGAGTCTGGTGTGGTTGAGAAATTCGATGAGTTAGAAAGGAAAGTTGAGGATTTTAGGGATCATAGTGAGAgtagtggtggtgttggtgttgttgatgctGAGGTTGATGGTGGTGCTAACATTGGGGTGGAGAATGATTCTGAGAAGAGGGATTTAGATGTGGTTGACAATGAGAATGATGATTCTGAGAAGAATGTAGTTAGTTCTGCACCTTTTgaccatgatgatgatgatgttgataaaGAGAACGAGAAGAAAATTGATGCAACTATTATTACtaatgttgttgttgatgatgatctTGATGTTGGTGAGAAGGGGATAACTGAGGACGGATTGAAGAGTGAGATCATTATGGTAAGAGAAGAGGCAGTGAATGATGGTACTTTTGTGGAAGAGAGTAAGAGTGAGGTGAATGATATTgtaggtgatggtgatggtgatggtgataatGGTGGTAGTTTGGTAAGTGATGATGTTAGTGAGTTGGTTGAGGAGAGGCTTGAGGAGATGGAAAGTAAAAGGGCTGCTAAGATAGCAGAGAAGAAACTAGAGTCTTTGAAGAAGCCGCTTGAATTGGCAGAAGAATTGGAGAAGAAGCATGCTTCCACTGGTATGCATTTGGAAGAGGGCGCTGCTGCGCAGCCTATGAGACTAGAGGGCGTTAGGAGGGGCTCCACAACACTTGGATATTTCGATGTTGATGCAGATAATGCTGTCACTAGGGCCATCTCGTCCCAAGCATTCAGGCGGGAACATGGTTCTGCACAAGTGTTGGCAGCTCATGCCAATTACATTGCAGTAGGAATGGCCAAGGGACTCATTGTTGTAGTGCCAAGCAAGTATTCCATTCATCATGCTGACAGCATTGATGGAAAG ATGTTGATGCTTGGTATGCAAGGTGATCGAACACATGCTCCTGTAACATCCATGTCTTTCAACCAGCAAGGAGACCTTCTTTTAGCTGGTTATGGGGATGGTCATGTCACAATTTGGGATGTACAGAAAGGTGTAGTGGCGAAAGTTATTAGTGGAGAGCATACATCACCGGTGGTACATGCATTTTTTCTTGGACAGGATCCTCAGAATACTCGTCAATTTAAAGCCGTCACTGGGGATTGTAAGGGTCTGGTTCTCTTACACAGTATCTCAGTGGTCCCTTTGCTTAATAGGTTCACCATTAAAACTCAG TGTCTTCTTGATGGGCAAAAAACGGGCTTGGTACTGTCAGCTTCACCACTCCTTCCTGATGAATATAGTGGTAGTGCGTCACCTTATTCCCAGGGGAGCACCACAGCCGCAGCCAGCAGTATAAGTAGCATGATGGGAGGTGTTGTTGGGGGAGATGCTCCTTGGAAACTCTTCAACGAAGGCTCTTCTTTGGTTGAAGAAGGCGTCGTTGTATTTGTCACACATCAGACTGCTTTGGTG GTACGACTAAGTCCTACATTGCAAGTTTATGCCCAGCTTTCTAGGCCAGATGGAATTCGCGAGGGTTCCATACCATATACCGCATGGAAATACCTGGCACAAACATGTAGTTCTGCTG AAAATACGTCGGCTGATGCTGTTGAAAGAGTATCGTTGCTTGCAATTGCCTGGGAAAGGAAGGTTCAGGTTGCGAAATTGATAAAATCTGAATTAAAAGTATATGGAAAATGGTCTCTTGACAGTGCAGCCATAGGTCTGGCATGGTTGGATGATCAG ATGCTGGTAGTTCTCACTTCGACTGGACAAATGTATCTATGTGCCAAGGATGGAACTGTGATTCACCAAACAAGCTTTGGTGTAGACGGTATTGGAGGCGATGATCTGATTTCTTATCATACTCACTTCATCAATATATTTGGAAACCCTGAGAAAGATTATCATAACTCTGTCGCTGTAAGAGGAGCTTCTATTTACATACTTGGTCCGATGCATCTTGTTGTTTCCCGTCTTCTTCCCTGGAAAGAACGTATTCTAGTTTTGCGGAAAGCGGGTGACTGGATGGGTGCCTTGAACATGGCAATGACTCTTTATGATGGCCATGCTCATGGGGTTGTTGACCTTCCTAGAACCTTGGACGCGGTGCATGAGGCCATAATGCCCTTCTTGTTGGAGTTGCTTACATCATATGTTGATGAAGTATTCTCCTATATTTCAGTAGCCTTCTGCAATCAAATTGGAAAACTGGATGAATCGAGTGATTCAAGTAGCAGAAGTAATTCAGTGCATTCTGAGATAAAGGAGCAATACACACGTGTTGGTGGAGTTGCTGTTGAATTCTGTTGTCATATCAAACGGACAGACATCCTTTTTGATAAAATTTTCTCGAAGTTTGTGGATGTTAATGTTCAACAGAGAG AAACATTTTTGGAGCTTCTGGAGCCATATATTTTGAAGGACATGCTTGGATCTCTACCACCGGAG ATTATGCAAGAACTGGTAGAGCATTATAGTGCTAAAGGGTGGTTACAACGGGTTGAGCAATGTGTACTTCACATGGATATTTCATCATTGGATTTTAATCAG GTGGTCAGATTATGCCGGGAGCATGGCCTGTATAGCGCCCTGGTGTATCTCTTTAATAAAGGACTAAATGACTATAGGGCACCTCTGGAGGAGCTCTTTGAAGTATTACAAAATAGCCAAAAGGATACTGCTGTCGCACTTGG GTATAGAATGCTGGTTTACCTCAAGTACTGTTTTACAGGTCTTGCTTTTCCACCAG GCCGTGGAACTATTCCTCCTACACGCTTGCAATCTCTTAGAAAGGAACTTGTAGAGTTTTTGTTAGAAGACTCTAATGCTTCGAAATCACAGGCAAAATCAAACTTAGTTGCAAAACAACCCTGTCTGAATGTATATCTTCTCTTAGAGTTGGACACTGAAGCTACATTAGATGTCCTTAGATGTGCGTTTGATGAAGATGAAATTTCAATTACTGCTTCATCTTCACTGAACTCGGTTGATCAATCCATTgaagaagcaaaggaagaaaATGGTGTTACTGAACATCAAAGTACTTTGGTTCAGAACACAGTAGATGCTCTTGTTAAATTAATTGATATGAAATCTGTTTCACCAGACACGACCTCTAGCAGTGGTGATGATGGGTTGATAAAAGAGTGGCCATTGAAGGACATGGGTTATCTGTTTGAGTTCATTGCCTATTATGTCGCTCTCCAAAGAGCCAAAATCTCAAAGAATGTACTGTGTCAAATATTTGAATATTTGACATCAGAGCGGTACTCTGCAACAAATGTCTTGGTTCATGGTTCAACtccaaaaaatagagagaaacaAGTGCTTGCACTTTTGGAAATACTGCCTGATTCAGACTGGGATGCATCATATGTACTAGAACTTTGTGAGAGAGCTCAATATCACCAA GTTTGTGGATTTATTCATTCCATTAGACATGAGTATGTGGCTGCACTGGATAGTTACATGAAAGATTTTAATGAGCCTGTTCATGCTTTCTCCTTTATCAACACAATGCTCTCACGGTTGACTAACAAAGACCATGCTACTATTCGATCAGACATCATATCTCGAATTCCTGAGTTGGTTGAACTAAGCAG GCAGGGCACATTTCATATGGTTATCAGTCATTTTAGTGATGAAAATTCTCGTATCATCACTGAACTTCACTCTCATCCAAGAAGTCTGTTCCTTTATTTAAAGACACTCATTGAGCTTCACTTGTTTGGTACCCTAGACTTGTCTAATTTGAGAAAGGGTAATCTTTCTAATGAAAAGCCAGTTAAGGATGACTCACAAGTACTAAGTGATTATATAGAAAATATATCTAATTTCCCCAAATACATTCGTGAAAATCCTATCCATGTACCTGATGATCTGATTGAGCTTTACCTAGAG TTACTATGCCAGTATGAAGGTGGTTCAGTTCTCAAGTTTCTTGAAAAGTTTGATAGCTATCGCGTGGAGCATTGTTTACGCCTATGTCAACAGTATGGCATTATAGATGCTGCTGCATTCTTACTAGAAAGAGTTGGTGATGTGGGTAGCGCTCTTGTACTTACACTCTCTGATTTGAATGATAAGTTTGTTGAAGTTGATGATGCTGTGGAAGCTGTAGTCTCAAAACGTTCCTTACGTGGTTCTTCCCATACAGAAGTTTTCAACGCTGTCTTAAGAATGAAAGAG GTAAATGACTTGCTCAATTTACTACGTGCCTGTATTGGTCTGTGTCAGCGGAACACCCCTCGACTAAATCCTGAGGAGGCAGAAGCTCATTGGTTTAAACTACTTGACTC ATTTTGTGAGCCATTTATGGATTCAAATGTTGAAGACAGAGCATATGAAAGAAAACATTATTTTGGGATGCTAGATGGACCAGAAAATTCACAACCGGATAATGAAAGCTATAAGAGCAGATGGAAAATATCTAAGTCTCGTAATGGTCATATAATGAGAAAACTGCTAAGCCAGTTTATCAAAGAAATTGTTGAGGGAATGATCGGTTTTGTTCACCTTCCAACTATCATGTCTAAACTGCTTTCTGATAATGGAACTCAAGAATTTGGGGATTTCAAATTTACCATATTGGGCATGCTGGGAATATACGGCTTCGAAAGAAGAATTCTG GATGCCGCGAAATCCTTGATAGAGGATGATACATTTTATACTATGAGTTTACTCAAGAAAGGGGCCTCTCACGGATATGCTCCGAGGACTATACTGTGCTGTATTTGCAATGGCCTGCTCACGAAGAACTCCACTAGCTCTGGAATTCGAATTTTCAACTGCGGTCATGCAAGTCATCTACACTGCGAAGGTTTAGAAATCGAGTCATCAAGAAAAGGATCTGCATCTGGATGCCCGGTATGCATGCCTAGCCAGAAACCCCAGCAGTCTAGAAACAAATCAGCCATTGTTGACAATGGCTTGATCAGCAGATTCTCTACAAGACGCCAACCCCCACATGGAAGCCCCATTCCTCCGCATGAAAATGATTTAGCAGAGAATTCTTATGGACATCAACAGATATCACGG TTTGAGATCTTGAACAGCTTGCAGAAAAATGAGAGATTTATTCAGATAGAAAACTTGCCTCAATTGAGGCTTGCCCCACCTGCTGTATACCATGAAAAGGTAAATAAGGTGATAGATTTTCATGCTGGGGAAAGTAGCAGTAGTAGTTCTGCAGTTTTGGAGAAACAAAGTAGAAACAACAAGCAAAACCGGGAGCTAAGAGTTAAGGGTTCATCAATCAGATTTCCCTTAAAATCAACTATATTTG GCAAGGAGAAGAATAATAAGAGgtga
- the LOC112734433 gene encoding uncharacterized protein isoform X1 — translation MELDIHSFLPSDEEDDTADHHRRTVDDILNDCSSSSSSPSPPSSPSTSSKPFHPLQNSQTTLPIPQSHPHQYNSARPASFSRVKPHDPFSNRVTRPPTFSSLLGGVRSNAKPGAALAAAAAASRSVPTPHAAAIKSRRNLQKFAALGSGELSSSIGGIGDDSDVSSRSELGEGTSDRFEGFESGVVEKFDELERKVEDFRDHSESSGGVGVVDAEVDGGANIGVENDSEKRDLDVVDNENDDSEKNVVSSAPFDHDDDDVDKENEKKIDATIITNVVVDDDLDVGEKGITEDGLKSEIIMVREEAVNDGTFVEESKSEVNDIVGDGDGDGDNGGSLVSDDVSELVEERLEEMESKRAAKIAEKKLESLKKPLELAEELEKKHASTGMHLEEGAAAQPMRLEGVRRGSTTLGYFDVDADNAVTRAISSQAFRREHGSAQVLAAHANYIAVGMAKGLIVVVPSKYSIHHADSIDGKMLMLGMQGDRTHAPVTSMSFNQQGDLLLAGYGDGHVTIWDVQKGVVAKVISGEHTSPVVHAFFLGQDPQNTRQFKAVTGDCKGLVLLHSISVVPLLNRFTIKTQCLLDGQKTGLVLSASPLLPDEYSGSASPYSQGSTTAAASSISSMMGGVVGGDAPWKLFNEGSSLVEEGVVVFVTHQTALVVRLSPTLQVYAQLSRPDGIREGSIPYTAWKYLAQTCSSAENTSADAVERVSLLAIAWERKVQVAKLIKSELKVYGKWSLDSAAIGLAWLDDQMLVVLTSTGQMYLCAKDGTVIHQTSFGVDGIGGDDLISYHTHFINIFGNPEKDYHNSVAVRGASIYILGPMHLVVSRLLPWKERILVLRKAGDWMGALNMAMTLYDGHAHGVVDLPRTLDAVHEAIMPFLLELLTSYVDEVFSYISVAFCNQIGKLDESSDSSSRSNSVHSEIKEQYTRVGGVAVEFCCHIKRTDILFDKIFSKFVDVNVQQRETFLELLEPYILKDMLGSLPPEIMQELVEHYSAKGWLQRVEQCVLHMDISSLDFNQVVRLCREHGLYSALVYLFNKGLNDYRAPLEELFEVLQNSQKDTAVALGYRMLVYLKYCFTGLAFPPGRGTIPPTRLQSLRKELVEFLLEDSNASKSQAKSNLVAKQPCLNVYLLLELDTEATLDVLRCAFDEDEISITASSSLNSVDQSIEEAKEENGVTEHQSTLVQNTVDALVKLIDMKSVSPDTTSSSGDDGLIKEWPLKDMGYLFEFIAYYVALQRAKISKNVLCQIFEYLTSERYSATNVLVHGSTPKNREKQVLALLEILPDSDWDASYVLELCERAQYHQVCGFIHSIRHEYVAALDSYMKDFNEPVHAFSFINTMLSRLTNKDHATIRSDIISRIPELVELSRQGTFHMVISHFSDENSRIITELHSHPRSLFLYLKTLIELHLFGTLDLSNLRKGNLSNEKPVKDDSQVLSDYIENISNFPKYIRENPIHVPDDLIELYLELLCQYEGGSVLKFLEKFDSYRVEHCLRLCQQYGIIDAAAFLLERVGDVGSALVLTLSDLNDKFVEVDDAVEAVVSKRSLRGSSHTEVFNAVLRMKEVNDLLNLLRACIGLCQRNTPRLNPEEAEAHWFKLLDSFCEPFMDSNVEDRAYERKHYFGMLDGPENSQPDNESYKSRWKISKSRNGHIMRKLLSQFIKEIVEGMIGFVHLPTIMSKLLSDNGTQEFGDFKFTILGMLGIYGFERRILDAAKSLIEDDTFYTMSLLKKGASHGYAPRTILCCICNGLLTKNSTSSGIRIFNCGHASHLHCEGLEIESSRKGSASGCPVCMPSQKPQQSRNKSAIVDNGLISRFSTRRQPPHGSPIPPHENDLAENSYGHQQISRFEILNSLQKNERFIQIENLPQLRLAPPAVYHEKVNKVIDFHAGESSSSSSAVLEKQSRNNKQNRELRVKGSSIRFPLKSTIFDFLQGTCLQARRRIIRGDFYFFQGQREQCFM, via the exons CCGCATGCCGCCGCGATTAAGTCACGGAGGAATTTGCAGAAGTTTGCGGCGTTGGGAAGTGGGGAATTGAGTAGTTCGATCGGTGGAATTGGCGATGATTCTGATGTTTCTTCTAGAAGTGAGTTGGGAGAGGGGACTAGTGATAGATTCGAGGGGTTTGAGTCTGGTGTGGTTGAGAAATTCGATGAGTTAGAAAGGAAAGTTGAGGATTTTAGGGATCATAGTGAGAgtagtggtggtgttggtgttgttgatgctGAGGTTGATGGTGGTGCTAACATTGGGGTGGAGAATGATTCTGAGAAGAGGGATTTAGATGTGGTTGACAATGAGAATGATGATTCTGAGAAGAATGTAGTTAGTTCTGCACCTTTTgaccatgatgatgatgatgttgataaaGAGAACGAGAAGAAAATTGATGCAACTATTATTACtaatgttgttgttgatgatgatctTGATGTTGGTGAGAAGGGGATAACTGAGGACGGATTGAAGAGTGAGATCATTATGGTAAGAGAAGAGGCAGTGAATGATGGTACTTTTGTGGAAGAGAGTAAGAGTGAGGTGAATGATATTgtaggtgatggtgatggtgatggtgataatGGTGGTAGTTTGGTAAGTGATGATGTTAGTGAGTTGGTTGAGGAGAGGCTTGAGGAGATGGAAAGTAAAAGGGCTGCTAAGATAGCAGAGAAGAAACTAGAGTCTTTGAAGAAGCCGCTTGAATTGGCAGAAGAATTGGAGAAGAAGCATGCTTCCACTGGTATGCATTTGGAAGAGGGCGCTGCTGCGCAGCCTATGAGACTAGAGGGCGTTAGGAGGGGCTCCACAACACTTGGATATTTCGATGTTGATGCAGATAATGCTGTCACTAGGGCCATCTCGTCCCAAGCATTCAGGCGGGAACATGGTTCTGCACAAGTGTTGGCAGCTCATGCCAATTACATTGCAGTAGGAATGGCCAAGGGACTCATTGTTGTAGTGCCAAGCAAGTATTCCATTCATCATGCTGACAGCATTGATGGAAAG ATGTTGATGCTTGGTATGCAAGGTGATCGAACACATGCTCCTGTAACATCCATGTCTTTCAACCAGCAAGGAGACCTTCTTTTAGCTGGTTATGGGGATGGTCATGTCACAATTTGGGATGTACAGAAAGGTGTAGTGGCGAAAGTTATTAGTGGAGAGCATACATCACCGGTGGTACATGCATTTTTTCTTGGACAGGATCCTCAGAATACTCGTCAATTTAAAGCCGTCACTGGGGATTGTAAGGGTCTGGTTCTCTTACACAGTATCTCAGTGGTCCCTTTGCTTAATAGGTTCACCATTAAAACTCAG TGTCTTCTTGATGGGCAAAAAACGGGCTTGGTACTGTCAGCTTCACCACTCCTTCCTGATGAATATAGTGGTAGTGCGTCACCTTATTCCCAGGGGAGCACCACAGCCGCAGCCAGCAGTATAAGTAGCATGATGGGAGGTGTTGTTGGGGGAGATGCTCCTTGGAAACTCTTCAACGAAGGCTCTTCTTTGGTTGAAGAAGGCGTCGTTGTATTTGTCACACATCAGACTGCTTTGGTG GTACGACTAAGTCCTACATTGCAAGTTTATGCCCAGCTTTCTAGGCCAGATGGAATTCGCGAGGGTTCCATACCATATACCGCATGGAAATACCTGGCACAAACATGTAGTTCTGCTG AAAATACGTCGGCTGATGCTGTTGAAAGAGTATCGTTGCTTGCAATTGCCTGGGAAAGGAAGGTTCAGGTTGCGAAATTGATAAAATCTGAATTAAAAGTATATGGAAAATGGTCTCTTGACAGTGCAGCCATAGGTCTGGCATGGTTGGATGATCAG ATGCTGGTAGTTCTCACTTCGACTGGACAAATGTATCTATGTGCCAAGGATGGAACTGTGATTCACCAAACAAGCTTTGGTGTAGACGGTATTGGAGGCGATGATCTGATTTCTTATCATACTCACTTCATCAATATATTTGGAAACCCTGAGAAAGATTATCATAACTCTGTCGCTGTAAGAGGAGCTTCTATTTACATACTTGGTCCGATGCATCTTGTTGTTTCCCGTCTTCTTCCCTGGAAAGAACGTATTCTAGTTTTGCGGAAAGCGGGTGACTGGATGGGTGCCTTGAACATGGCAATGACTCTTTATGATGGCCATGCTCATGGGGTTGTTGACCTTCCTAGAACCTTGGACGCGGTGCATGAGGCCATAATGCCCTTCTTGTTGGAGTTGCTTACATCATATGTTGATGAAGTATTCTCCTATATTTCAGTAGCCTTCTGCAATCAAATTGGAAAACTGGATGAATCGAGTGATTCAAGTAGCAGAAGTAATTCAGTGCATTCTGAGATAAAGGAGCAATACACACGTGTTGGTGGAGTTGCTGTTGAATTCTGTTGTCATATCAAACGGACAGACATCCTTTTTGATAAAATTTTCTCGAAGTTTGTGGATGTTAATGTTCAACAGAGAG AAACATTTTTGGAGCTTCTGGAGCCATATATTTTGAAGGACATGCTTGGATCTCTACCACCGGAG ATTATGCAAGAACTGGTAGAGCATTATAGTGCTAAAGGGTGGTTACAACGGGTTGAGCAATGTGTACTTCACATGGATATTTCATCATTGGATTTTAATCAG GTGGTCAGATTATGCCGGGAGCATGGCCTGTATAGCGCCCTGGTGTATCTCTTTAATAAAGGACTAAATGACTATAGGGCACCTCTGGAGGAGCTCTTTGAAGTATTACAAAATAGCCAAAAGGATACTGCTGTCGCACTTGG GTATAGAATGCTGGTTTACCTCAAGTACTGTTTTACAGGTCTTGCTTTTCCACCAG GCCGTGGAACTATTCCTCCTACACGCTTGCAATCTCTTAGAAAGGAACTTGTAGAGTTTTTGTTAGAAGACTCTAATGCTTCGAAATCACAGGCAAAATCAAACTTAGTTGCAAAACAACCCTGTCTGAATGTATATCTTCTCTTAGAGTTGGACACTGAAGCTACATTAGATGTCCTTAGATGTGCGTTTGATGAAGATGAAATTTCAATTACTGCTTCATCTTCACTGAACTCGGTTGATCAATCCATTgaagaagcaaaggaagaaaATGGTGTTACTGAACATCAAAGTACTTTGGTTCAGAACACAGTAGATGCTCTTGTTAAATTAATTGATATGAAATCTGTTTCACCAGACACGACCTCTAGCAGTGGTGATGATGGGTTGATAAAAGAGTGGCCATTGAAGGACATGGGTTATCTGTTTGAGTTCATTGCCTATTATGTCGCTCTCCAAAGAGCCAAAATCTCAAAGAATGTACTGTGTCAAATATTTGAATATTTGACATCAGAGCGGTACTCTGCAACAAATGTCTTGGTTCATGGTTCAACtccaaaaaatagagagaaacaAGTGCTTGCACTTTTGGAAATACTGCCTGATTCAGACTGGGATGCATCATATGTACTAGAACTTTGTGAGAGAGCTCAATATCACCAA GTTTGTGGATTTATTCATTCCATTAGACATGAGTATGTGGCTGCACTGGATAGTTACATGAAAGATTTTAATGAGCCTGTTCATGCTTTCTCCTTTATCAACACAATGCTCTCACGGTTGACTAACAAAGACCATGCTACTATTCGATCAGACATCATATCTCGAATTCCTGAGTTGGTTGAACTAAGCAG GCAGGGCACATTTCATATGGTTATCAGTCATTTTAGTGATGAAAATTCTCGTATCATCACTGAACTTCACTCTCATCCAAGAAGTCTGTTCCTTTATTTAAAGACACTCATTGAGCTTCACTTGTTTGGTACCCTAGACTTGTCTAATTTGAGAAAGGGTAATCTTTCTAATGAAAAGCCAGTTAAGGATGACTCACAAGTACTAAGTGATTATATAGAAAATATATCTAATTTCCCCAAATACATTCGTGAAAATCCTATCCATGTACCTGATGATCTGATTGAGCTTTACCTAGAG TTACTATGCCAGTATGAAGGTGGTTCAGTTCTCAAGTTTCTTGAAAAGTTTGATAGCTATCGCGTGGAGCATTGTTTACGCCTATGTCAACAGTATGGCATTATAGATGCTGCTGCATTCTTACTAGAAAGAGTTGGTGATGTGGGTAGCGCTCTTGTACTTACACTCTCTGATTTGAATGATAAGTTTGTTGAAGTTGATGATGCTGTGGAAGCTGTAGTCTCAAAACGTTCCTTACGTGGTTCTTCCCATACAGAAGTTTTCAACGCTGTCTTAAGAATGAAAGAG GTAAATGACTTGCTCAATTTACTACGTGCCTGTATTGGTCTGTGTCAGCGGAACACCCCTCGACTAAATCCTGAGGAGGCAGAAGCTCATTGGTTTAAACTACTTGACTC ATTTTGTGAGCCATTTATGGATTCAAATGTTGAAGACAGAGCATATGAAAGAAAACATTATTTTGGGATGCTAGATGGACCAGAAAATTCACAACCGGATAATGAAAGCTATAAGAGCAGATGGAAAATATCTAAGTCTCGTAATGGTCATATAATGAGAAAACTGCTAAGCCAGTTTATCAAAGAAATTGTTGAGGGAATGATCGGTTTTGTTCACCTTCCAACTATCATGTCTAAACTGCTTTCTGATAATGGAACTCAAGAATTTGGGGATTTCAAATTTACCATATTGGGCATGCTGGGAATATACGGCTTCGAAAGAAGAATTCTG GATGCCGCGAAATCCTTGATAGAGGATGATACATTTTATACTATGAGTTTACTCAAGAAAGGGGCCTCTCACGGATATGCTCCGAGGACTATACTGTGCTGTATTTGCAATGGCCTGCTCACGAAGAACTCCACTAGCTCTGGAATTCGAATTTTCAACTGCGGTCATGCAAGTCATCTACACTGCGAAGGTTTAGAAATCGAGTCATCAAGAAAAGGATCTGCATCTGGATGCCCGGTATGCATGCCTAGCCAGAAACCCCAGCAGTCTAGAAACAAATCAGCCATTGTTGACAATGGCTTGATCAGCAGATTCTCTACAAGACGCCAACCCCCACATGGAAGCCCCATTCCTCCGCATGAAAATGATTTAGCAGAGAATTCTTATGGACATCAACAGATATCACGG TTTGAGATCTTGAACAGCTTGCAGAAAAATGAGAGATTTATTCAGATAGAAAACTTGCCTCAATTGAGGCTTGCCCCACCTGCTGTATACCATGAAAAGGTAAATAAGGTGATAGATTTTCATGCTGGGGAAAGTAGCAGTAGTAGTTCTGCAGTTTTGGAGAAACAAAGTAGAAACAACAAGCAAAACCGGGAGCTAAGAGTTAAGGGTTCATCAATCAGATTTCCCTTAAAATCAACTATATTTG ATTTCTTACAGGGAACCTGTTTGCAGGCAAGGAGAAGAATAATAAGAGgtgatttctatttttttcaaggACAGAGGGAGCAGTGTTTTATGTGA